A window of Bacillus sp. E(2018) contains these coding sequences:
- a CDS encoding asparagine synthase-related protein gives MSAIAGVFHFHNHIAAIDLGENLLRPLKRFPYDSIDTYYRNNIFLGCLAQWIMPEDINNKQCFYDSEKRLAITADVTLDNRPELFNKLNIPQERQNQTTDSELILLAYTKWQEDTPAHLIGDFAFMIWDERSEKLFGARDFSGSRTLYYHHNPDQFVFSTTLQPLLQMPFISNHINDFWMAEYLSIPNMIDTHNASHTVYQDIQALPPAHSITISAGKTVLKRYHTFQEPEIMTYKSRSDVIEEFQELYKTAVTSRLRTHKKVGSQLSGGLDSGSIVSIAAPHLKQKNKQLHTYSATPIPGYEDWTPSYMEPDERKSIKSTVDHVGNISDQYFHFQNRTPLTEIDPWLNVMEMPYKFFENAAWMRGIHETASQQGVGLLLNGARGNFSISWGPGQYYLAELLRKKKLITLLTEMRKYSHHIDAKPSRVFKAVKQLAYPKHSSKKVENAPCLLSPDLERRTNITQLLLEDDSNALNLSPKSIHELRKSHFDQINVWNATGTSRTKLSLHYNVQTHDPTNDLRLINFCLSVPLPYFFGDGLDRGLIRRASKGFLPDQIRSNMLTRGLQGADILQRMKSSWPVLYEEVQDLIQNPIAQAYLNVTSIKQALQKLQRAETLPKHAFDSDFLVIMRSLIVYRFLQSLKGGEMDEKGMANTGIRST, from the coding sequence ATGAGTGCGATAGCAGGGGTCTTTCACTTCCACAATCACATAGCAGCCATCGATCTTGGAGAGAACCTTCTCCGTCCTCTAAAAAGATTTCCGTATGATAGCATTGATACTTATTATAGAAACAACATTTTTCTCGGTTGTCTCGCGCAATGGATCATGCCAGAAGACATCAACAACAAGCAGTGCTTTTATGACTCGGAAAAGCGTCTTGCGATTACAGCAGACGTTACGCTCGACAACCGACCTGAGCTTTTTAATAAACTGAATATCCCGCAAGAACGTCAAAATCAAACAACCGACAGTGAACTCATTCTACTCGCATACACCAAATGGCAGGAAGACACGCCAGCCCATTTAATTGGGGATTTTGCATTCATGATCTGGGACGAACGAAGCGAAAAGCTGTTTGGAGCAAGAGATTTTTCCGGAAGCCGTACGCTCTACTATCATCACAATCCAGATCAGTTCGTGTTCTCTACAACCCTTCAACCACTCTTACAGATGCCGTTTATCTCGAATCATATTAATGATTTTTGGATGGCTGAATATCTGTCCATTCCAAATATGATCGATACACATAACGCATCCCATACGGTTTATCAAGACATTCAAGCTTTACCACCGGCCCATTCAATCACGATCTCTGCAGGAAAAACGGTCCTCAAACGATACCACACCTTTCAAGAACCGGAGATCATGACCTATAAATCTCGATCAGATGTCATTGAAGAATTCCAAGAACTATATAAAACCGCAGTCACCTCAAGATTGCGAACGCACAAAAAGGTAGGTTCGCAACTAAGTGGCGGACTCGACTCAGGATCTATCGTTAGCATCGCTGCACCTCATTTGAAGCAGAAAAATAAACAGCTTCACACCTACAGTGCGACCCCGATTCCTGGATACGAAGATTGGACGCCAAGCTATATGGAACCGGATGAGCGAAAGTCCATTAAATCGACTGTTGATCATGTTGGCAACATTTCAGATCAATATTTTCATTTTCAGAATCGAACACCATTAACAGAAATCGACCCTTGGCTAAACGTGATGGAAATGCCGTATAAGTTCTTTGAAAACGCAGCGTGGATGAGAGGGATTCATGAAACTGCCAGTCAACAAGGAGTAGGTCTATTATTAAACGGAGCTAGAGGAAACTTTTCAATCTCGTGGGGTCCTGGTCAATATTATCTTGCCGAACTCCTCAGAAAGAAAAAGCTCATTACATTACTCACGGAGATGAGAAAGTACAGCCACCATATTGATGCGAAACCTTCTAGAGTGTTTAAAGCGGTTAAGCAGCTCGCGTATCCAAAACATTCCTCAAAAAAAGTAGAGAACGCACCATGCTTGCTTTCACCAGATTTAGAAAGAAGAACGAACATTACCCAACTCCTTTTAGAGGACGACTCAAATGCGTTAAACCTTTCACCAAAATCAATTCACGAGCTACGCAAAAGTCATTTCGATCAGATAAATGTATGGAATGCGACAGGGACGAGCCGCACAAAACTTTCACTACATTACAACGTCCAGACACATGATCCAACGAACGACTTACGCCTCATCAACTTTTGTTTATCCGTCCCATTGCCTTATTTTTTCGGAGACGGGCTAGATCGAGGACTTATTCGAAGAGCATCAAAAGGATTTCTGCCTGATCAAATACGTTCAAACATGTTAACCCGAGGCTTACAAGGTGCAGACATACTTCAACGCATGAAGTCATCGTGGCCAGTTTTATATGAAGAGGTTCAAGACCTTATCCAGAACCCGATCGCACAAGCCTATCTAAACGTCACTTCCATCAAACAAGCCTTACAAAAACTACAACGAGCGGAGACATTACCTAAACATGCGTTTGACTCTGATTTTCTTGTAATTATGAGAAGTTTGATCGTGTATCGATTTTTACAATCATTGAAAGGAGGTGAAATGGATGAAAAAGGAATGGCAAACACCGGTATTAGAAGTACTTAA
- a CDS encoding sigma-70 family RNA polymerase sigma factor: MENQGLQENVNITGMSHDDAIIFLMNTYGEEIKRLVYTFVKNWQHAEDITQDVFVTLYTKLDTFKGQSAIRSWIYSIAINRSKDFLKSWSYRKLAFTDKFSNDQKDSAHSAEDGVIANSEDQLLYEAVLSLSIKYREVILLHYYKDFSIREICDLLTLNESTVKTRLSRARKLLQERYLELGGER; the protein is encoded by the coding sequence GTGGAAAATCAGGGGTTGCAGGAGAATGTTAACATCACAGGAATGAGCCATGATGATGCAATCATTTTCCTGATGAATACATACGGGGAAGAAATAAAACGGCTTGTCTATACCTTCGTTAAAAACTGGCAGCATGCTGAAGACATCACGCAAGACGTGTTTGTAACACTATATACAAAACTTGATACATTTAAGGGTCAGTCTGCTATCAGAAGCTGGATTTACTCAATTGCCATCAATCGCTCAAAAGACTTTTTAAAAAGCTGGAGCTATAGAAAATTAGCGTTTACCGATAAATTTTCCAATGATCAAAAAGACAGCGCACACTCTGCAGAAGACGGCGTAATCGCGAATAGCGAGGATCAGTTACTTTACGAAGCTGTATTGTCGCTATCCATCAAGTATCGCGAAGTCATTTTATTACACTATTATAAAGATTTTTCTATTCGAGAAATTTGCGACCTTCTCACACTCAATGAATCTACTGTGAAAACTCGTTTGAGCCGGGCACGCAAACTACTCCAAGAACGTTATCTAGAGCTTGGAGGTGAAAGATAA
- a CDS encoding SDR family oxidoreductase, with protein MSDQKHPTSQPAQHQNQQPGVESEMTPKPQSESPTYKGSEKLKGKSTLITGGDSGIGKAAAIAFAKEGANVAIVYLEETGDAEETKSQIEQEGVKCLLFRGDIGDESFCEQTVRDVVGSFGGLDVLVNNAAEQHPQQNFEDITAEQLEKTFRTNIFSMFHLTKAALPHLKQGSSIINTASITAYQGHPELIDYASTKGAIVSFTRSLSNNLVKKGIRVNGIAPGPIWTPLIPSTFTADKVEQFGKDTPMGRPGQPEELAPAYVYLASEDSSYVSGQMIHINGGKVVNG; from the coding sequence ATGTCTGATCAAAAACATCCAACAAGTCAGCCCGCACAGCATCAAAACCAACAACCTGGTGTAGAATCTGAAATGACACCTAAGCCGCAATCAGAGAGCCCGACGTATAAAGGCAGTGAAAAATTAAAAGGAAAATCCACACTGATTACAGGCGGAGACAGCGGAATCGGTAAAGCAGCCGCAATCGCGTTTGCAAAAGAAGGCGCGAACGTTGCGATCGTGTACCTAGAGGAGACAGGTGACGCAGAGGAAACGAAGAGCCAGATTGAGCAAGAAGGCGTAAAGTGCTTGCTGTTCCGCGGAGATATCGGAGACGAATCGTTCTGTGAACAAACGGTTCGTGACGTTGTAGGCTCGTTCGGTGGATTGGACGTTCTCGTTAACAATGCGGCAGAACAGCATCCGCAACAGAATTTTGAGGATATTACAGCAGAACAGCTGGAGAAAACATTCCGCACTAATATATTCAGCATGTTCCATCTGACGAAAGCCGCGCTTCCTCATCTTAAGCAAGGAAGTTCGATCATTAATACGGCTTCCATCACGGCGTATCAAGGTCATCCGGAGTTGATCGATTACGCGTCAACGAAAGGCGCAATCGTTTCGTTCACTCGTTCGTTGTCTAATAATTTGGTTAAGAAAGGCATCCGTGTAAACGGAATCGCACCAGGTCCGATCTGGACGCCGCTCATCCCTTCAACTTTCACGGCCGATAAAGTAGAACAGTTCGGTAAAGACACACCAATGGGCCGACCCGGTCAGCCAGAAGAGCTCGCACCAGCCTATGTGTATCTAGCAAGTGAGGATTCTTCTTACGTATCTGGGCAGATGATTCATATTAATGGTGGTAAGGTTGTTAACGGATAA
- a CDS encoding ATP-binding protein produces MFFVQMSGFPGSGKSTLARELAKETGAVIIDHDIVKSSLLQTIAGSSIDAKSTGAIGYHIDWSLIDSMLSQGKSVIFDSPCLYEEMIEKGTHLAKKHNVTYKYVECYLDNRTEINNRLRNRDRLISQIKEINSEEAFQYTIKNSKKPMGLKCLVVDTSQPLESYVGTVLEYIQGV; encoded by the coding sequence ATGTTTTTTGTCCAAATGTCAGGTTTCCCAGGCTCAGGTAAATCTACACTCGCGCGCGAACTTGCAAAAGAAACGGGTGCTGTTATCATTGACCACGATATTGTAAAATCCTCTTTGCTGCAAACTATAGCAGGATCATCTATTGACGCAAAGTCTACTGGTGCAATCGGCTATCATATCGATTGGTCTCTTATTGATTCAATGTTATCACAAGGAAAATCAGTTATTTTCGACAGTCCCTGTTTATACGAGGAGATGATTGAAAAAGGAACTCATCTCGCAAAGAAGCATAACGTTACATACAAGTACGTGGAATGTTACCTTGATAATCGCACGGAAATCAATAATAGACTAAGAAATCGTGACCGGTTAATTAGCCAAATTAAAGAGATCAACTCTGAAGAAGCTTTTCAATATACGATAAAAAACAGTAAAAAGCCTATGGGTCTAAAATGTTTAGTTGTGGATACTTCGCAGCCTTTAGAGAGTTATGTTGGGACTGTACTAGAATACATACAAGGGGTCTGA
- a CDS encoding anti-repressor SinI family protein gives MEKQTTLDREWILLMKEAKENGITKEEIMDFLKNPQIMTIDASFSLEKLVIK, from the coding sequence ATGGAGAAACAGACAACGTTAGATCGCGAGTGGATTCTTTTAATGAAGGAAGCTAAGGAAAACGGCATTACTAAAGAAGAAATTATGGACTTTTTAAAAAATCCCCAAATCATGACAATTGATGCATCTTTTTCACTAGAAAAGCTGGTAATCAAGTAA
- a CDS encoding nitronate monooxygenase, translated as MNSNLPLSLSNQLSLPVINAPMFLVSSPDMVLESCKNGIIGTFPLLNARTSDLLENWMKHISEELDKAKEEDPSAKIAPWGVNLIVHRTNKRFEEDVELIKKYEPPVVITSLGNPSDVAKIVHGYGGLVFSDVISLDHARKAAKTGIDGLILVCSGAGGHGGTLNPFAFLKAVKEFWDGMTILAGAISTGEEILAAKILGADLVYMGTRFIATQESSASEDYRQMLIESTLEDLVYTDAISGIKGNYLLPSLQKAGFDVENLMKKDSIDLSFSESKAKAWKDIWSAGQGVGSVKKISTIQEVVNDLKAEYKKALNTKEAMSIIP; from the coding sequence TTGAACAGCAATTTGCCATTAAGTTTGTCGAATCAACTCAGTCTACCCGTCATAAATGCTCCAATGTTCTTAGTATCAAGTCCCGATATGGTGTTAGAAAGCTGCAAAAACGGAATAATAGGAACATTTCCTTTATTGAATGCACGCACCTCCGATCTATTAGAAAATTGGATGAAACATATTTCAGAAGAGCTAGATAAAGCAAAGGAAGAAGATCCTTCAGCAAAGATAGCTCCATGGGGTGTTAACTTAATCGTTCACCGTACGAATAAACGTTTTGAAGAAGATGTAGAGCTAATAAAAAAATATGAGCCGCCAGTGGTCATCACTTCACTAGGGAATCCAAGTGATGTGGCTAAAATCGTTCACGGATACGGTGGTCTCGTATTCTCTGACGTTATCTCGCTTGATCACGCTCGTAAAGCTGCTAAGACTGGTATCGATGGATTAATACTCGTGTGCAGTGGCGCAGGTGGCCATGGTGGGACATTAAATCCATTTGCTTTCTTAAAAGCAGTAAAAGAATTCTGGGATGGGATGACGATTCTTGCTGGGGCAATTTCTACAGGTGAAGAAATATTGGCTGCCAAAATACTTGGGGCAGATCTCGTATACATGGGAACGCGTTTTATTGCGACTCAAGAATCTTCAGCGAGCGAAGATTACCGGCAGATGTTAATAGAATCTACACTTGAGGATCTTGTTTATACAGACGCAATTAGTGGAATAAAAGGTAACTACCTGCTTCCATCCTTACAAAAAGCAGGATTTGATGTAGAAAATTTGATGAAAAAGGATTCTATCGACCTTTCGTTCTCTGAATCCAAAGCAAAAGCCTGGAAAGACATTTGGTCCGCAGGACAAGGTGTCGGCAGTGTTAAGAAAATCTCTACCATTCAAGAAGTAGTAAATGACCTAAAAGCAGAATATAAAAAAGCATTAAATACAAAGGAAGCTATGAGCATTATTCCTTAA
- a CDS encoding helix-turn-helix domain-containing protein, with translation MIGENLKKYRTEKGFSMTSLAEKAGVAKSYISALERNIQQNPSIQLLEKIAEVLDISVDHLIKEEVNNEELDQEWANLVKEAMGSGVSKQQFKEFLEFNKWKNKQN, from the coding sequence GTGATAGGGGAAAATTTAAAAAAGTACCGCACAGAAAAAGGCTTCTCCATGACTTCCTTAGCTGAAAAGGCTGGAGTGGCTAAATCCTACATAAGTGCTTTAGAGCGAAATATTCAGCAAAACCCTTCCATTCAACTTCTTGAAAAGATCGCAGAGGTGCTTGATATTTCTGTTGATCATCTGATTAAAGAGGAAGTAAATAACGAAGAACTTGACCAAGAATGGGCCAATCTTGTAAAAGAAGCCATGGGTTCTGGTGTAAGCAAACAGCAGTTTAAAGAGTTTCTCGAATTTAACAAATGGAAAAACAAACAAAACTAA